The following coding sequences are from one Brienomyrus brachyistius isolate T26 unplaced genomic scaffold, BBRACH_0.4 scaffold120, whole genome shotgun sequence window:
- the mfn2 gene encoding mitofusin-2, whose amino-acid sequence MSLVFSRSNTTAVGKKDKRLMAEVNASPLKHFVTAKKKINGIFEQLGAYIKESSTFLQETYKNEELDPITTEEQVTEVRGYLSKVAGIGEVLARRHMKVAFFGRTSNGKSSVINAMLWDKVLPSGIGHTTNCFLRVEGTDGNDAFLLTEGSEERKSVKTVNHLAHALHQDEHLDAGSLVSVMWPKAKCALLRDDLVLMDSPGIDVTTELDSWIDRFCLDADVFVLVANSESTLMQTEKSFFHKVNERLSRPNIFILNNRWDASASEQEYMEEVRRQHMDRCSGFLVDELGVVDRAQASDRIFFVSAKEVLQARMQKTQGMPEAGGALAEGFQARMFEFQNFERRFEECISQSAVKTKFEQHTVRAKQISETLRLIMDSVHVAAQEQRIHCLETKDERQDRVEFIEKQLDLLTLDCKNKIRCITEEVEKQVSNAMAEEIRRLYVLVDEFHMDFHPSQVVLKVYKNELHRHIEEGLGRNMSERCSSAISSALQTTQSEMIEGLKPLLPPVAREQVDKLVPRQSFNLSYDLNCDKLCSDFQEDVGFHFSLGWTMLVNRFLGPKNTRRALMGYNDQVPRPLAITPVSTSMPPYPQGSMTQEEIMVSMVTGLASLTSRTSMGIIVVGGVIWKAVGWRLIALSVGLYGLLYVYERLTWTTKAKERTFKRQFVDYASEKLQLIVSYTGSNCSHQVQQELAGTFAQLCQQVDVTRQNLEDEIKDLNRKIELLDALQSKAKLLRNKAGWLDSELNMFTQQYLRQGR is encoded by the exons ATGTCTTTGGTTTTCTCACGCTCCAACACCACCGCTGTTGGCAAGAAGGACAAGAGACTAATGGCAGAGGTGAACGCTTCCCCCCTGAAGCACTTCGTCACGGCCAAGAAGAAGATCAACGGCATCTTCGAGCAGCTGGGCGCCTACATCAAGGAGAGCTCCACGTTCCTGCAGG AGACCTACAAAAATGAGGAGCTGGACCCCATCACCACGGAGGAGCAGGTCACGGAGGTGCGGGGATACCTCTCCAAGGTGGCCGGCATCGGAGAAGTTCTGGCCCGGAGGCACATGAAAGTGGCCTTTTTTGGGAG GACGAGCAACGGCAAGAGCTCCGTGATCAACGCCATGCTTTGGGACAAGGTGCTGCCGTCGGGAATCGGCCACACCACCAACTGCTTCCTACGGGTGGAGGGCACCGACGGCAACGACGCCTTCCTGCTTACTGAGGGCTCGGAGGAGCGCAAGAGCGTCAAG ACGGTGAACCACCTGGCCCACGCCCTGCACCAAGATGAGCACCTGGATGCCGGCAGCCTGGTCTCTGTCATGTGGCCTAAAGCCAAGTGTGCGCTGCTGCGAGACGACCTTGTGCTAATGGACAG TCCCGGCATCGACGTCACCACCGAGCTGGACAGCTGGATCGACAGATTTTGCCTGGATGCCGATGTGTTCGTCCTGGTGGCCAATTCTGAGTCCACGCTGATGCAGACG GAGAAGTCGTTTTTCCACAAAGTGAATGAACGCCTCTCCCGGCCCAACATCTTCATCCTGAACAACCGCTGGGACGCCTCCGCCTCCGAGCAGGAGTACATGGAGGAG GTGAGGCGGCAGCACATGGACCGCTGCAGCGGCTTCCTGGTGGACGAGCTGGGAGTGGTGGACCGCGCCCAGGCCAGCGACCGCATCTTCTTCGTGTCCGCGAAGGAGGTGCTGCAGGCGCGGATGCAGAAGACGCAGGGCATGCCGGAAGCAG GGGGGGCTCTGGCTGAAGGCTTTCAGGCGCGGATGTTCGAGTTCCAGAATTTCGAGAGGCGGTTTGAG GAGTGCATCTCGCAGTCGGCGGTGAAGACCAAATTCGAGCAGCACACGGTGCGAGCCAAGCAGATCTCTGAGACTCTGCGCCTCATCATGGACTCGGTGCACGTGGCGGCACAGGAGCagag gattCACTGCCTGGAGACCAAGGACGAGcgccaggacagggtggagttCATCGAGAAGCAGCTAGACCTTCTCACACTGGACTGCAAGAACAAGATCAGGTGCATCACAGAGGAGGTGGAGAAGCAG GTGTCTAACGCCATGGCAGAAGAGATCAGGCGTCTCTATGTGCTGGTGGATGAATTTCACATGGACTTCCACCCCTCCCAGGTGGTGCTGAAGGTGTATAAGAAT GAACTTCACAGGCACATTGAGGAGGGCCTGGGCCGGAATATGTCGGAGAGGTGCTCTTCCGCCATCAGCTCCGCCTTGCAGACGACACAGAGCGAGATGATAG AGGGTCTGAAGCCTCTGCTGCCCCCGGTGGCCAGGGAGCAGGTGGACAAGCTGGTGCCCCGACAGAGCTTCAACCTGAGCTACGACCTCAACTGCGACAAGCTGTGCAGCGACTTCCAGGAGGACGTCGGCTTCCACTTCTCCCTGGGCTGGACCATGCTTGTCAACCGTTTTCTGGGGCCCAAGAACACGCGACGTGCCCTCATGGGATATAACGACCAG GTACCTCGTCCCCTGGCCATCACCCCTGTTAGCACCAGCATGCCCCCCTACCCCCAAGGCTCCATGACCCAGGAGGAGATCATGGTCTCCATGGTGACAGGCCTGGCATCCCTCACCTCCAGGACGTCCATGGGCATCATCGTCGTTGGGGGCGTG ATCTGGAAGGCAGTGGGCTGGCGGCTGATCGCCCTCTCAGTCGGCCTGTATGGTCTGCTTTACGTCTACGAGCGCCTCACCTGGACCACCAAGGCAAAGGAGCGCACCTTCAAGCGCCAGTTCGTGGACTATGCCAGCGAGAAGCTCCAGCTGATAGTCAGCTACACTGGCTCCAACTGcagccaccaggtccagca GGAGCTGGCGGGCACCTTCGCTCAGCTCTGCCAGCAGGTTGACGTGACCCGGCAGAATCTGGAAGACGAGATAAAGGACTTGAACAGGAAGATTGAGCTCCTGGATGCCCTGCAGAGCAAAGCCAAGCTGCTGCG GAACAAAGCCGGCTGGCTGGACAGCGAGCTGAACATGTTTACTCAGCAGTACTTGCGGCAGGGGCGATAA